A region from the Flavobacterium enshiense genome encodes:
- a CDS encoding M28 family peptidase, which produces MKFFKRKIALVLFVIGSLQTTAAQTFIQRYADVSNQASQANITNNLIQYEALGVKQKGTSALQNTLDWLKNKYLSYGYAAGQMVEDSYSYSGVTCKNLVLTKVGTVYPNTYVIICGHYDSITGTGTNDNGSGTVVLLEVARLLQSIPTEYSIKFINFSGEEDGLYGSQHYVSSVVNGTTPKMDIKLVFNIDEVGGVAGMVNNTVTCERDTGSPTSNNAASNTITSELIMCVGLYSPLNTFLNYAYASDYMPFENNDEVITGFFEKNESSHRHTTTDLLVNMDPLYVYNISKAAAGAMMHFAKAGTTLSTNEYNADFQISFFPNPTKGKLNINLGTLPKNNYTFSLTDIQGKEVYKDSILDAKQIETIDVSHFSKGVYLGVLETDQKRIARKIVIE; this is translated from the coding sequence ATGAAATTTTTTAAACGAAAAATCGCATTAGTTTTATTTGTGATTGGCAGTCTGCAAACCACCGCTGCACAGACTTTCATTCAAAGATATGCCGATGTTTCCAATCAGGCATCACAGGCCAATATTACCAATAATCTGATCCAATATGAAGCCCTTGGTGTGAAGCAAAAAGGAACCTCTGCACTGCAAAATACCTTAGATTGGTTAAAGAACAAGTATTTAAGTTATGGCTACGCCGCTGGACAAATGGTGGAAGACTCCTATTCGTATTCTGGAGTTACTTGTAAAAACCTAGTGCTGACAAAAGTAGGAACCGTTTATCCGAATACTTATGTAATTATTTGCGGGCATTATGACTCGATTACCGGGACCGGTACAAACGACAATGGCAGTGGTACAGTTGTTCTTCTTGAAGTTGCACGTTTACTGCAAAGTATTCCGACAGAATATTCTATTAAATTTATCAATTTCAGCGGGGAAGAAGATGGATTATACGGAAGTCAGCATTATGTGTCTTCTGTCGTTAATGGGACCACTCCTAAAATGGATATTAAATTAGTGTTCAATATTGATGAAGTAGGGGGTGTAGCGGGTATGGTGAACAACACCGTTACCTGTGAACGGGATACAGGAAGCCCAACATCTAACAATGCAGCATCTAATACTATTACTAGCGAACTAATTATGTGTGTTGGGTTGTATTCCCCGTTAAATACGTTTTTAAATTACGCTTACGCCTCCGATTATATGCCGTTTGAGAATAATGATGAAGTGATTACCGGTTTCTTTGAAAAGAATGAAAGCTCACATAGGCATACGACTACTGATTTACTCGTTAACATGGATCCACTTTATGTGTACAATATTTCAAAAGCAGCAGCAGGTGCCATGATGCATTTTGCAAAAGCAGGCACGACGCTTTCCACTAATGAGTACAATGCCGATTTTCAAATCAGTTTCTTTCCGAACCCCACAAAAGGAAAGCTGAATATTAATCTGGGTACACTACCGAAAAACAATTATACATTTTCGTTGACTGATATTCAGGGTAAAGAAGTTTATAAAGATTCTATTTTGGATGCGAAACAAATAGAAACCATAGATGTTTCACATTTCAGTAAAGGAGTGTATTTAGGAGTACTGGAAACTGATCAAAAAAGGATTGCGAGAAAAATAGTTATTGAATAA